A stretch of Enterobacter cloacae complex sp. ECNIH7 DNA encodes these proteins:
- the ptrA gene encoding pitrilysin has protein sequence MFKAFVLFFALWVPVTQADSGWQPVQETIRKSEKDTRQYQAIRLDNGMTVLLVSDPQAVKSLSALVVPVGSLEDPDAHPGLAHYLEHMTLMGSKKYPQPDSLSEFLKMHGGSHNASTAPYRTAFYLEVENDALEGAVDRLADSIAAPLLDKKYADRERNAVNAELTLARTRDGMRMAQVSAETINPAHPGSRFSGGNLETLSDKPNSPVLDALHAFRDKYYSANLMKAVIYSNKPLPELAGMAAKTFGRVPNKNIDLPQIDVPVVTDAQKGIVIHYVPALPRKVLRVEFRIDNNTAKFRSKTDELVTYLIGNRSPGTLSDWLQKQGLVEGIRADSDPVVNGNSGVLAISATLTDKGLANRDEVVAAIFSYLSLLREKGVDKRYFDELAHVLDLDFRYPSITRDMDYVEWLADTMIRVPVEHTLDAVNIADRYDADAVKARLAMMTPENARIWYISPNEPHNKTAYFVDAPYQVDKISAQTFADWQKKAGEIALKLPELNPYIPDDFSLTKTTQDYPHPALIVDEPTLRVVYTPSRYFASEPKADVSVVLRNPKAMNSAKNQVMFALNDYLAGIALDQLSNQAAVGGISFSTNANNGLMLNANGYTQRLPQLFQALLEGYFSYTPTEEQLEQAKSWYAQMMDSAEKGKAYDLALMPAQMLSQVPYFQREDRRALLPSITLKDVLAYRDALKTNTRPEFLIVGNMSEDQAKTLAENVRAQLGSKGDEWCRNQDVLVEKKQNVIFEKAGNSTDSALAAVFVPTGYDEFASSAQSAVLGQIIQPWFYNQLRTEEQLGYAVFAFSMNVGRQWGLGFLLQSSDKQPAYLWKRYQAFFPQVEAKLRAMKPEEFAQIQQAVIAQVMQPPQTLGEEASQLSKDFDRGNLKFDSRDKVVAEIKQLTPQKVADFFHQAVIKPQGMTILSQVSGSQNGKTEYVNPKGWKVWKSVSALQQSMPWSKKE, from the coding sequence TTGTTTAAAGCGTTTGTTTTGTTTTTCGCCCTCTGGGTACCTGTCACTCAGGCAGACTCCGGTTGGCAACCCGTTCAGGAAACTATTCGTAAAAGCGAAAAAGATACTCGTCAATATCAGGCTATTCGTCTTGATAACGGCATGACTGTGCTGCTGGTTTCCGATCCGCAGGCGGTGAAGTCCCTCTCGGCATTAGTGGTGCCGGTTGGATCGCTGGAAGATCCTGACGCGCATCCTGGGCTTGCACACTATCTGGAACATATGACGCTGATGGGGTCAAAAAAATACCCGCAGCCAGATAGCCTGTCCGAATTTTTGAAAATGCATGGCGGCAGCCACAATGCCAGTACGGCACCGTACCGCACGGCCTTTTATCTTGAAGTCGAAAATGATGCGCTGGAAGGCGCGGTCGACCGCCTTGCTGATTCCATCGCAGCCCCCCTGCTGGATAAAAAATATGCCGACCGTGAACGCAATGCCGTCAATGCTGAGTTGACCCTTGCCCGCACGCGAGACGGTATGCGCATGGCCCAGGTCAGCGCCGAAACCATCAACCCTGCGCACCCGGGTTCGCGCTTCTCCGGCGGTAACCTGGAGACGTTAAGCGACAAACCGAACAGCCCGGTGCTTGATGCCCTGCACGCGTTTCGCGATAAATACTACTCCGCCAACCTGATGAAAGCGGTCATCTACAGCAATAAACCGTTGCCAGAACTGGCAGGCATGGCGGCTAAAACGTTTGGTCGGGTGCCGAATAAAAATATCGACCTGCCGCAGATAGACGTACCGGTGGTCACGGACGCGCAAAAGGGCATTGTGATCCACTACGTGCCTGCGCTGCCGCGCAAAGTGCTGCGCGTGGAATTCCGCATCGATAACAACACCGCAAAGTTTCGCAGTAAAACCGATGAGCTGGTGACCTACCTGATAGGTAACCGTAGTCCGGGTACGCTTTCTGACTGGCTGCAAAAACAGGGGCTCGTGGAAGGTATTCGCGCCGACTCCGATCCGGTTGTGAACGGCAATAGCGGCGTGCTGGCGATCTCCGCCACCCTGACCGACAAGGGCCTGGCGAACCGTGACGAAGTGGTGGCTGCGATCTTCAGCTACCTCTCTTTACTGCGTGAGAAAGGCGTCGATAAGCGCTACTTTGATGAGCTCGCGCACGTGCTGGATCTCGATTTCCGTTACCCGTCCATTACCCGCGACATGGATTACGTTGAGTGGCTGGCGGATACCATGATCCGCGTGCCGGTGGAGCACACCCTCGATGCGGTCAATATTGCCGACCGGTATGATGCCGATGCGGTGAAAGCCCGCCTGGCGATGATGACGCCGGAGAATGCCCGCATCTGGTACATCAGCCCGAACGAACCGCATAACAAGACGGCGTATTTTGTCGATGCTCCTTATCAGGTGGACAAAATCAGCGCACAGACCTTCGCCGACTGGCAGAAGAAGGCCGGGGAGATTGCGTTGAAGCTGCCGGAGCTGAACCCCTATATTCCGGATGACTTCTCGCTGACCAAAACGACTCAAGATTATCCGCACCCGGCGCTGATCGTTGATGAGCCTACGCTACGCGTGGTGTATACCCCTAGCCGCTATTTCGCAAGCGAGCCAAAGGCCGATGTCAGCGTGGTGCTGCGTAACCCGAAAGCGATGAACAGCGCTAAAAATCAGGTGATGTTCGCGCTCAATGACTATCTCGCCGGGATTGCGCTCGATCAGCTCAGCAACCAGGCGGCCGTGGGCGGGATCAGCTTCTCCACCAACGCCAACAACGGTTTGATGCTCAATGCAAACGGCTATACCCAGCGTTTGCCTCAGCTGTTCCAGGCACTGCTGGAGGGTTATTTCAGCTATACGCCGACGGAAGAGCAGCTTGAGCAGGCCAAATCGTGGTATGCGCAGATGATGGATTCTGCGGAGAAGGGCAAAGCTTACGATCTGGCGCTTATGCCGGCGCAAATGCTGTCGCAAGTTCCTTATTTCCAGCGAGAGGACCGCCGCGCGCTGTTGCCTTCGATCACCTTAAAAGACGTGCTGGCTTACCGTGACGCGCTGAAAACCAACACGCGCCCGGAGTTCCTGATCGTCGGCAACATGAGTGAGGACCAGGCCAAAACCCTGGCAGAGAATGTACGCGCTCAGCTCGGTTCGAAAGGCGACGAGTGGTGCCGAAACCAGGACGTGCTGGTTGAGAAAAAACAGAATGTGATTTTTGAAAAGGCGGGTAACAGCACGGACTCCGCGCTGGCCGCGGTATTTGTGCCAACGGGCTATGATGAATTCGCCAGCTCAGCACAGAGTGCCGTGCTGGGGCAAATTATTCAGCCGTGGTTCTACAACCAGTTACGCACTGAGGAGCAGCTTGGCTACGCGGTGTTTGCCTTCTCCATGAACGTAGGCCGACAGTGGGGGCTGGGTTTCCTGCTGCAAAGCAGCGATAAACAGCCGGCGTATCTCTGGAAGCGTTACCAGGCCTTCTTCCCGCAGGTGGAAGCGAAACTCCGCGCCATGAAGCCGGAAGAGTTTGCGCAGATCCAGCAGGCCGTCATCGCACAGGTGATGCAGCCGCCGCAGACGCTGGGTGAAGAAGCCTCGCAGCTGAGCAAAGATTTCGATCGCGGTAATCTGAAATTTGATTCGCGTGATAAAGTAGTGGCCGAGATAAAACAGCTGACGCCGCAGAAGGTTGCCGACTTCTTCCATCAGGCGGTCATTAAGCCGCAGGGTATGACCATTCTGTCCCAGGTTTCCGGTAGCCAGAACGGGAAAACGGAGTACGTGAACCCGAAAGGCTGGAAAGTCTGGAAGAGCGTCAGCGCGCTGCAGCAATCTATGCCCTGGAGTAAGAAAGAATGA